CAGGCGGCGGCTATCCCGGACGAGGAAGGTAACCCCTGGGCAATGGTAGCGGTTTTCCATGATATTACTCAGATCAGGGACCTTGAGAGGGTAAGGAAGGAATTTGTGGCAAATGTATCCCATGAACTACGTACCCCCCTTACCTCTATCAAAGGCTTTGTAGAAACCTTGAGAAACGGGACAGTCAGCGATCCAGAAAAAAGTCTCAGGTTTCTTGAAATAATTGAGAAACATACTGAAAGGCTCAATCGACTCATTACCGACCTCCTGAATCTCTCTCAAATTGAAAGTGGAAAGATAGGGATGAACCTCAAGCCTGTATATTTGGTGGACGTAGTATCCAGGGTAATTTCTAACTTCAAGGAGATAGCAGAACAGAAAGGTCAAAATATCAAGATGAATATACCTTCTGCTTTACCACATGTTTTGGCTGATGAAGGAAGAATAGAAACAGTTATGGAAAACCTCATTGACAATGCGGTAAAATACACCCCTGACCACGGAGAGATTACTATTTCCGCGTTCGATAAAGATGATGGCATCCAGATAGAAATAGCCGATACTGGAATGGGGATTCCCCCTAAGGACCTTCCACGGATCTTTGAACGTTTTTACAGGGTAGATAAAGCCAGGTCCAGGGAGTTAGGAGGAACTGGGTTGGGTTTATCCATCGCAAAACACATCATAGAGGCCCATGGTGGCAATGTAGGAGCCGAGAGTGAAGTTGGAAAAGGGTCAAGATTTATCTTTAACCTGTCAAAAAGTCCCTTAACATAAAAAATGTTAGATTTTTCACTCTGAATAGGGTATTAATAGTTTTAGTATTCTTTTTTCGACACATATACTTGAAAAAGTAGAGTACCGTAATTATAGTTATAATTACATACACAAAAAACAGAAAGGAGAGTTTAAGGTGAAGGAAAAAGTTGAAGAAGTATTGAACCAGATAAGACCTTCCTTGCAGGCAGACGGAGGAGATATTCAGTTAGTAGACGTTACTGATGGGGTAGTAAAGGTAGTTTTAACAGGAGCCTGTGGTTCATGTCCAATGTCTCAAATGACATTGAAAATGGGGGTAGAAAAGGCATTAAAAGAGAAAATTCCAGGAATCAAACAGGTTATTGCAATGTAAATAAGAAAGAAGATGCAAGGATTATGGGAGAGGTAACCGCAAGAATTGGATACATAGGTTCTTCTTACTTACGAATATTTCAGGAGATAGTATGGATAGAACAGAAAGAAATATGGGCTTGGGGTTTAACCTTTTAGCTCACGAAAAGAGTCCATACCTTCTCCAACATGCCAAAAATCCTGTGAACTGGTACCCCTGGAGTGCTGAGGCTTTCCAAAAGGCGAAACAGGAAGATAAGCCTATCTTTCTCTCCATAGGGTATGCCACCTGCCACTGGTGCCACGTTATGGCACATGAATCCTTTGAGGATAATGAAGTCGCTAGGGTGCTGAACCAATGGTACATCGCCATCAAAGTAGATCGGGAAGAACGTCCTGATATTGACCAAATATACATGTCAGCGTGCCAGTCTTTAACCGGTAAGGGTGGGTGGCCGCTATCCATCTTTATGACACCTGAATGTAAACCTTTTTTTGCAGGTACCTATTTTCCCAAATCAAGACGCCTAGGAATGCCTGGTTTTACAGATGTTCTGACTCAGATAGCAGCCTTGTGGGAGAAGGATCGGGAACGCATTCTCAAGGTTAGTGAAGAGATTACCAATGCCATTCAGCCAAGGAAAGACCTGGTTTCCAAATGCCATGCCCTGGGCATTGATACCCTTCAGAAGGGTTATGAGCAACTTGCAGGGAGTTTTGATTCAAGCTGGGGAGGTTTCGGGGAGGCACCCAAATTTCCCAGTCCCCACCAACTGACTTTCCTTTTGAGATGGCATAAACGCAGCAGTGATTCAGAGGCTCTTACTATGGTGGAAAAGACCCTTGATGCCATGCGTCATGGGGGCATATTCGATCAGATTGGCTATGGTTTCCACCGCTATTCTGTTGATGAAAAGTGGTTGGTCCCTCACTTTGAAAAGATGCTTTACGATCAGGCCCTTCTGGCTATGGCTTATATTGAAGCATATCAGGTAACAAAAGATTATCACTATTCAGCAGTAGCCAGTGAGATACTCACATATGTGTTGCGTGATATGACAGCCCCTGAAGGCGGATTTTACTCGGCAGAAGATGCCGACAGTGAAGGCAAGGAGGGGTTATTCTATCTCTGGACACCCCAGGAGGTCAAGGATCATTTGAGGAATGAGCTGGGCGACCTTTTCTGCCGCTTCTACGATATCAACCCGGCAGGCAACTTTGAGGATGGCTTAAACATCCCCCACATCCCTATAACTCCTGAGATATTTGCAGAGCAAAATGGCATGGATTTAGCAGAGCTTGAAACCCTTCTGGAGGAAGCCAGGCAATGCCTCTTTCTAGTCAGAAAGAAACGGGCTCACCCTTTGAAAGATGATAAGATTCTCACATCCTGGAACGGACTCATGATTGCTACTCTTGCCAGAGGATACAGGATACTAGGGAACGAATTGCATATAAATGCCGCAAAGCACGCTGCATCCTTCATTCTGGAAAAACTCAGGAGACCCGACGGTCAACTCTTCCGACGATACAGGCAGGGTGATGTGGCGTATCCTGGATACCTGGACGACTATGCAGCTATGGTCTGGGGGCTTATCGAGTTGTATGAAGCGATCTTCGATGCCTCCTATCTGGAAGAAGCCATTTCTATAAATCAGGCGATGATTGACCTTTTCTGGGATAAAAAGACAGGGGGCTTTTACTTTACGGGAAAAAAGAACGAAGCACTGATTGTTCAGAGTAAAGAGATCTATGACGGAGCACTGCCCTCAGGAAATTCAGTAGCAGCATTAAATCTTATGCGTCTGGCCCGAATGACTGGGAATGCTGATCTGGAGAAAAAAGCCGATGAATTGACTCGGGCATTTTCCAGAAGTATTGCAACCTATCCCGTGGGCTATTCTCAGTTTTTGAACGCCCTTGACTTTATGGTTGGTCCAAGCCTTGAGGTCGTCATTGCCGGAGACCCTGCCCTTGAAGCCACAAGGGCTATGCTTGAACTACTCAACAAAACCTTTCTGCCCAACAAGGTTCTATTGCTTCAGCCTGGTGGGGAGGGGGATAGGGTACTCTCCACACTAGCTCCTTTTGTAGAGGAACTTCATCCGATAAACCATCTGCCAACGGCATACCTGTGTGAACAGTATATTTGTAAAACTCCTATAACGGACATTGAAAATCTAAAATTGGCCATTAAATTGGATTAGCGAAAAAGGAGGCGTTATGGAACGGTTTGAATATAAAATCACTAAACATCCCGCAGGAACCTTCAGGGAACTGGTTTACTTTTGTTCAGAGTCTGGCAAATGCACCCTGGAACAGGTTCCCTCCGATCAAACCGAAATACTCAATAACATCTTAAACGAACAGGGCAGGCAAGGCTGGGAGCTGATACAGTTATCTTTTGGCAAAGATGGTATAATGGCATTCTGGAAACAGAAATTAAAGGAATAATATCTCAAAATGCCTTGGTGTGGCTAACCTTATATAACAAACAATGCCATAACTACTAAGAGAGAAATGGAGATGAAACCATGGTAACTGTTAAGGTAAAAGGGATGTCCTGCAATCACTGTGTTATGTCAGTAACTAAAGCCCTTAATGAAATCGAAGGTATTAAAAATGTAAAGGTCGATCTCAACAAAGGCGAGGCGAGTTTTGACGAGACAAAACCTGTTAGCATGGATACTGTCAGGGAACACATCGAAAAAGCAGGGTATGAGGTTGGATAAGGAATTATGTTTGTTCTGGGATTACAGGGAAGCCCACGTAAGAATGGAAACACGAGTATTTTACTTGCATCATTCCTGGCCGAGGCTGAAAGGCTTGGGGCACGAACATATAATCTGGAAGTAACCAGCAAAAGGATAACCCCTTGTCAGGAATGTGGCACCTGTGAAAGGGAGGGGTTTTGTTCTATAATCAATGATATGGAGGAAATATATC
This genomic stretch from Thermodesulfobacteriota bacterium harbors:
- a CDS encoding NifU family protein yields the protein MKEKVEEVLNQIRPSLQADGGDIQLVDVTDGVVKVVLTGACGSCPMSQMTLKMGVEKALKEKIPGIKQVIAM
- a CDS encoding thioredoxin domain-containing protein; translation: MDRTERNMGLGFNLLAHEKSPYLLQHAKNPVNWYPWSAEAFQKAKQEDKPIFLSIGYATCHWCHVMAHESFEDNEVARVLNQWYIAIKVDREERPDIDQIYMSACQSLTGKGGWPLSIFMTPECKPFFAGTYFPKSRRLGMPGFTDVLTQIAALWEKDRERILKVSEEITNAIQPRKDLVSKCHALGIDTLQKGYEQLAGSFDSSWGGFGEAPKFPSPHQLTFLLRWHKRSSDSEALTMVEKTLDAMRHGGIFDQIGYGFHRYSVDEKWLVPHFEKMLYDQALLAMAYIEAYQVTKDYHYSAVASEILTYVLRDMTAPEGGFYSAEDADSEGKEGLFYLWTPQEVKDHLRNELGDLFCRFYDINPAGNFEDGLNIPHIPITPEIFAEQNGMDLAELETLLEEARQCLFLVRKKRAHPLKDDKILTSWNGLMIATLARGYRILGNELHINAAKHAASFILEKLRRPDGQLFRRYRQGDVAYPGYLDDYAAMVWGLIELYEAIFDASYLEEAISINQAMIDLFWDKKTGGFYFTGKKNEALIVQSKEIYDGALPSGNSVAALNLMRLARMTGNADLEKKADELTRAFSRSIATYPVGYSQFLNALDFMVGPSLEVVIAGDPALEATRAMLELLNKTFLPNKVLLLQPGGEGDRVLSTLAPFVEELHPINHLPTAYLCEQYICKTPITDIENLKLAIKLD
- a CDS encoding DUF4177 domain-containing protein, whose product is MERFEYKITKHPAGTFRELVYFCSESGKCTLEQVPSDQTEILNNILNEQGRQGWELIQLSFGKDGIMAFWKQKLKE
- a CDS encoding copper ion binding protein; the protein is MVTVKVKGMSCNHCVMSVTKALNEIEGIKNVKVDLNKGEASFDETKPVSMDTVREHIEKAGYEVG